One Rhodothermales bacterium genomic window carries:
- a CDS encoding DNA-3-methyladenine glycosylase I, whose product MAADNNARILKGPDGVSRCWWSQSAPEFLPYHDNEWGYPVADDIRLFEKMSLESFQSGLSWRTILNKRESFRDAFMGFDFHRVAEFGSKDVERLLGNAGIVRHGGKIEATINNARVTQEIVARYGSLAAYVWKFEPDPSERPLRMTWEELSRLSKTRASTALSKDLKKHGWKFFGPTTAYAFMQAMGLVNDHQDVCYCRAKAEDARALFVRPG is encoded by the coding sequence GTGGCAGCTGACAATAACGCGCGGATACTCAAAGGCCCCGACGGCGTTTCTCGATGCTGGTGGAGCCAGTCCGCACCGGAGTTCCTTCCCTACCACGACAATGAGTGGGGCTACCCCGTCGCCGATGATATTCGCCTGTTCGAGAAGATGTCGCTAGAGTCGTTCCAGTCGGGGCTGAGCTGGCGAACCATTCTGAATAAACGCGAGTCGTTTCGAGACGCATTCATGGGATTCGATTTTCACCGGGTCGCCGAGTTCGGATCGAAGGATGTCGAACGCCTTCTCGGCAATGCGGGTATCGTTCGCCACGGGGGCAAGATCGAGGCGACCATCAACAACGCCCGCGTCACTCAAGAGATTGTGGCGCGATACGGATCCCTAGCGGCGTACGTGTGGAAGTTCGAGCCTGACCCGTCAGAACGACCTCTGAGAATGACATGGGAGGAGCTCTCCAGGCTTTCGAAGACACGTGCTTCGACTGCCTTGTCGAAAGACCTGAAGAAGCATGGCTGGAAGTTCTTTGGGCCGACGACGGCCTACGCATTCATGCAGGCGATGGGCCTCGTCAACGACCATCAAGACGTGTGTTACTGCCGCGCAAAGGCCGAGGACGCTCGGGCTTTGTTTGTGCGACCGGGCTAA
- a CDS encoding ABC transporter ATP-binding protein has product MSSVVQIRNLSRRFGHVKAVDDLTLNIEQGEVFGLLGHNGAGKTTTIRILNGILAPTEGHVSVMGLDPLADGSELRRRTGVLTETHALDERLTGRENLEIFAELYDVPKGTAPERIDQLLEAFGLADRAADRVHGYSKGMKQRLALARTILNDPLLLYLDEPTSGLDPVAAYEVREMIQLWGDAPDRTVFLCTHNLVEAQELCDRVGVLEGGRLRLIGTPEELTNQHNGSVPVDILLDPLDTGEARRLLHGKAELLETTEADRLTVKVESREAIPELVNLTRELGLRIYGIVPHQRTLRDVYLSMYLDDVHE; this is encoded by the coding sequence ATGTCTTCTGTCGTACAAATACGAAACCTCAGTCGTCGATTTGGCCATGTCAAGGCCGTAGACGACCTGACGCTGAACATCGAGCAGGGTGAAGTCTTCGGGCTGCTCGGTCACAATGGCGCGGGCAAAACCACCACCATCAGAATCCTGAATGGCATTCTGGCTCCGACGGAGGGTCATGTAAGCGTGATGGGGCTGGATCCACTTGCGGATGGCTCCGAGTTACGGCGGCGAACCGGCGTCCTTACCGAAACGCATGCGCTCGACGAGCGCCTGACGGGTCGGGAGAACCTGGAAATCTTCGCCGAACTCTATGACGTGCCGAAAGGGACGGCGCCCGAACGAATCGACCAGTTGCTCGAGGCGTTCGGGCTCGCAGACCGGGCCGCGGACCGGGTTCACGGCTACAGCAAGGGCATGAAACAACGGCTGGCCCTCGCCCGGACCATCCTGAACGACCCGCTGCTCTTGTACCTCGACGAGCCGACATCCGGGCTGGACCCCGTGGCTGCTTATGAGGTTCGCGAGATGATCCAACTCTGGGGCGATGCGCCGGACCGGACCGTGTTTCTTTGCACTCACAACCTCGTCGAGGCACAGGAACTGTGCGACCGCGTAGGTGTGCTTGAGGGAGGCCGACTTCGACTCATCGGCACGCCGGAGGAACTCACCAATCAGCACAACGGCTCCGTGCCGGTCGACATCCTGCTCGACCCCCTCGACACAGGTGAAGCGCGTCGACTGCTTCATGGAAAAGCAGAGCTCCTCGAGACAACGGAAGCCGACCGGCTCACGGTGAAGGTCGAGAGCCGCGAGGCGATCCCCGAGCTCGTGAATCTGACACGCGAACTGGGTCTGCGAATCTACGGCATCGTTCCGCACCAACGAACCCTGCGCGACGTTTATCTGTCCATGTATCTGGATGATGTTCATGAATAG